A genomic stretch from Hydrogenimonas urashimensis includes:
- the groES gene encoding co-chaperone GroES, with the protein MSFQPLANRVLVERVDEPQQTASGIIIPDNAKEKPQEAKVLAIGPEVEEEGHIKVGDRVVFGKYSGTEITIDGKELLILNSDDILGILK; encoded by the coding sequence ATGAGTTTCCAACCACTTGCCAATCGGGTACTGGTAGAACGTGTTGATGAACCCCAGCAGACTGCTTCGGGAATCATCATCCCCGACAATGCGAAGGAGAAACCGCAAGAGGCCAAAGTACTGGCAATCGGACCGGAGGTTGAGGAAGAGGGCCACATCAAAGTGGGCGACAGAGTCGTTTTCGGTAAATACAGTGGTACAGAGATCACCATTGACGGAAAAGAGTTGCTGATACTAAACAGCGACGATATTCTCGGAATTTTGAAATAA
- a CDS encoding tyrosine-type recombinase/integrase, with product MVSVVQRGNKLSLRGTIDKKQYTYATGKEANAVNRRWLEKNKEREFIKLHEKKHRERSGATFKDYGRMVIENTSSRRNGFSQDESMKKLERLNEVFGDMLVEHIKASDILRWQNRMLQRVTPKTVKNYRSVLASIFKMAYADGIIDRNPLDFVEVPRQPKREIETYTIEEVRKIIRACEEPFRNFVQLMFFTGMRPGEMIALRWSDISFETETIIVQRRRREGVVDVTKSKKKRVIDMLPQAKEALMRQRRHTGLAKDVFLTQHGVPYQESETLRRQFKTAVKRAGVKELRMYDMRHTFITIMAQSGMPESWIIQQVGHSKIDITYEHYMGRVKVDTSRVKNIAI from the coding sequence GTGGTTTCCGTTGTCCAAAGAGGTAACAAGTTGTCCCTGCGCGGGACGATCGACAAAAAACAGTACACCTACGCCACAGGAAAGGAGGCGAACGCCGTCAACCGGCGGTGGCTCGAAAAGAACAAAGAGCGCGAATTTATCAAACTGCACGAGAAGAAGCATCGGGAGAGGTCCGGCGCGACATTCAAGGATTACGGACGGATGGTCATCGAGAACACATCCTCCCGTCGGAACGGATTTTCCCAGGACGAATCGATGAAGAAGCTCGAACGCCTGAACGAGGTGTTCGGCGACATGCTTGTGGAGCATATCAAGGCGAGCGACATTCTGCGATGGCAGAACAGGATGCTGCAGCGTGTCACGCCAAAGACCGTGAAGAACTACCGGTCCGTTCTGGCTTCGATATTCAAGATGGCGTATGCGGACGGCATCATCGATCGCAATCCACTCGATTTCGTTGAAGTGCCAAGGCAGCCGAAACGGGAGATAGAGACCTACACGATCGAGGAGGTCAGGAAGATCATCCGGGCGTGCGAAGAGCCTTTCAGGAATTTCGTTCAGCTCATGTTCTTCACCGGCATGCGTCCGGGAGAGATGATCGCGCTTCGATGGAGCGACATCAGCTTCGAGACGGAGACGATCATCGTGCAGCGCCGGCGACGCGAAGGGGTGGTCGACGTGACGAAGAGCAAGAAGAAGCGGGTGATCGATATGCTTCCGCAGGCCAAGGAGGCACTGATGCGGCAGCGACGGCACACCGGATTGGCGAAGGATGTATTCCTGACGCAACACGGCGTGCCCTACCAGGAGAGCGAAACGCTCCGAAGGCAGTTCAAGACGGCCGTGAAGCGCGCCGGCGTCAAAGAGCTTCGTATGTACGATATGCGCCATACATTCATCACGATTATGGCCCAAAGCGGCATGCCGGAAAGCTGGATCATCCAGCAGGTCGGACACAGCAAGATCGACATTACATACGAACACTACATGGGCCGCGTGAAGGTTGACACTTCACGCGTAAAAAACATAGCTATTTGA
- a CDS encoding LexA family transcriptional regulator — protein sequence MDDVARRLDKAVELGGFKSRRQMAEVLGISYNTLNTWIKNGSISEKGAVKIASKIPIAQNYLLTGEGIPEKHIDIHELFGREKKEYNSVFADAWDPKILDMLKKAQKNEEIKRQVAIPRLTAKASARSGNNIESIDVFETGEVLFVDRSLFKTHPKNVRAIQVDGYSMVPVLLPDSWVFFTETSEWTGDALYVLLFRNILMVKLVEADPKTGNLWIKSANPDYDSWQYDPTQDQSTIKIIGRVIRCMV from the coding sequence ATGGATGATGTAGCAAGAAGACTTGATAAAGCAGTCGAATTAGGTGGTTTCAAAAGTCGTCGTCAAATGGCAGAAGTATTGGGTATTTCGTATAATACTCTTAATACGTGGATTAAAAATGGTTCAATTAGCGAAAAAGGCGCAGTAAAAATTGCCTCGAAAATCCCGATTGCCCAGAATTACCTCCTTACCGGCGAAGGTATCCCCGAAAAACATATAGACATTCATGAACTATTCGGAAGAGAAAAAAAAGAATATAATAGTGTCTTTGCCGATGCCTGGGACCCCAAAATTTTAGATATGCTCAAAAAAGCACAAAAGAATGAAGAAATCAAGAGACAGGTCGCCATCCCCCGCCTCACCGCCAAAGCCTCCGCAAGAAGCGGCAACAACATAGAAAGCATCGACGTCTTTGAAACCGGAGAAGTTCTCTTTGTCGACCGATCCCTCTTTAAAACCCACCCAAAAAATGTTCGTGCCATCCAAGTTGACGGTTACAGTATGGTCCCCGTCCTACTTCCTGACTCCTGGGTCTTCTTCACCGAAACCTCGGAATGGACCGGCGACGCCCTCTACGTCCTGCTCTTTAGAAACATCCTCATGGTCAAACTCGTCGAAGCCGACCCCAAAACAGGAAACCTCTGGATCAAATCCGCCAACCCCGACTACGACAGCTGGCAATACGACCCAACCCAGGACCAAAGCACCATCAAAATCATAGGCCGCGTCATCCGCTGCATGGTGTGA
- a CDS encoding GIY-YIG nuclease family protein, whose protein sequence is MDFFPQRPDLHPTIYAYKILNASDREGLVKVGYTTRDVRQRIKEQVGTAGLRYEIILEESAMRNDGSTFTDHDVHRYLRARGIANPDGEWFRCGKREIQAAIHAIKNGEENVENRTLTFKMRPEQAEAVDKTIRYFESFKAENPGKTPHFLWNAKMRFGKTFATYQLAKKMGWRKILVLTFKPAVQSAWKEDLESHVDFEGWEFYSPERLKEESVDESKPFVCFGSFQDYLGKNSAGGIKAKNEWVHATNWDCVVFDEYHYGAWRESAKELFEAEDAKEQKAAQGEAVDILDKNDDDIEDIMPITTNHYLYLSGTPFRAISTGEFIEEQIFNWTYSDEQRAKEEWKGDNNPYASLPRMVMLTYQMPESIRSIAMGGEFNEFDLNLFFSAKGEGDDAKFVYEEYVQKWLDLIRGAYLPTSTDNLKLGAKKPALPFSDTRLLHILTHTFWFLPSVASAYAMRNLMMKRQNRFYHDYNIVVAAGPKAGIGVKALEPVLKAMGDPLKTKTITLSCGKLTTGVSVKPWSGIFMLRNLSSPETYFQAAFRVQTPWTVKNPDGKSPNKEEIIKEECYVFDFAPNRALSQIAEYSSRLNVEEPDPEKKVAEFIHFLPILAYDGSSMKRIDAAGVLDMALSGTTATLLARRWESALLVNVDNATLQRLMDNEKAMNALMSIEGFRSLNQDIETIINKSEAVKKAKKEANDRDLTKEEKKELSKEEKEYKSLRKKIQEKLIKFATRIPVFMYLTDYREKSLKDVITQLEPGLFKKVTGLTVEDFELLVSLDVFNSALMNDAVYKFKRYEDASLEYVGINKHIGEEVGLYDTVISSDDYEGNI, encoded by the coding sequence ATGGACTTTTTCCCACAACGCCCTGATCTACATCCCACAATCTATGCTTACAAGATCTTAAATGCCTCAGACAGAGAAGGTCTTGTAAAAGTAGGTTACACCACCAGAGATGTACGCCAGCGGATTAAAGAGCAGGTCGGTACGGCGGGACTGCGCTATGAGATCATCCTCGAAGAGTCCGCCATGCGAAATGACGGCAGCACTTTCACTGACCATGATGTCCATCGCTATTTGCGTGCCAGAGGGATCGCCAACCCTGACGGGGAGTGGTTCAGATGCGGCAAAAGAGAAATCCAAGCGGCTATACATGCCATCAAAAACGGTGAAGAGAATGTGGAAAACCGTACCTTGACATTCAAGATGCGTCCGGAGCAGGCTGAAGCGGTGGATAAGACGATTCGCTATTTCGAGAGCTTCAAAGCGGAGAATCCGGGTAAGACACCTCACTTTCTGTGGAATGCAAAAATGCGTTTCGGTAAGACCTTTGCGACCTATCAGCTGGCGAAGAAGATGGGGTGGAGAAAAATACTTGTGCTTACCTTCAAGCCTGCGGTACAAAGCGCATGGAAAGAGGATCTTGAGAGTCATGTTGACTTTGAAGGGTGGGAGTTTTACTCTCCGGAGCGTCTGAAGGAGGAGAGCGTCGATGAGAGTAAGCCTTTCGTATGCTTCGGTTCATTTCAGGATTACCTCGGCAAAAACTCTGCCGGCGGTATCAAGGCGAAAAATGAGTGGGTACACGCTACCAACTGGGACTGTGTAGTCTTCGATGAGTATCATTACGGGGCATGGCGAGAGAGTGCCAAAGAGCTTTTTGAGGCAGAAGATGCCAAAGAGCAGAAAGCGGCACAGGGTGAAGCGGTTGATATTCTCGATAAAAACGATGACGATATTGAAGATATTATGCCTATCACTACAAATCACTATCTATATCTCTCGGGTACTCCGTTTCGCGCCATCAGCACTGGTGAGTTCATAGAAGAGCAGATATTCAACTGGACATACTCCGATGAACAAAGAGCCAAAGAAGAGTGGAAAGGTGATAACAATCCTTATGCCTCTTTGCCGCGTATGGTCATGCTGACCTACCAGATGCCGGAATCGATCCGTTCTATCGCTATGGGCGGAGAGTTTAACGAATTTGACCTCAACCTCTTTTTCTCTGCCAAAGGTGAAGGCGATGATGCCAAGTTTGTCTATGAAGAGTATGTGCAGAAATGGCTTGACCTGATCCGTGGTGCCTATCTGCCGACAAGTACAGACAATCTCAAACTCGGTGCCAAAAAACCGGCGCTTCCCTTTTCAGATACCAGACTGCTTCACATCCTGACCCATACCTTCTGGTTCCTGCCGTCCGTAGCATCGGCGTATGCTATGAGAAACCTGATGATGAAGAGACAAAACAGGTTTTATCACGACTACAACATTGTAGTGGCTGCAGGTCCAAAGGCTGGAATAGGTGTCAAGGCTCTGGAACCGGTACTCAAAGCGATGGGAGATCCCCTTAAAACCAAAACCATCACCCTCTCATGCGGGAAACTCACAACAGGTGTTTCCGTAAAGCCCTGGTCCGGGATCTTTATGCTGCGAAACCTCAGTAGTCCGGAGACCTATTTTCAGGCAGCGTTCAGGGTACAAACTCCATGGACAGTTAAGAACCCGGATGGAAAGTCCCCCAACAAAGAAGAGATCATCAAAGAAGAGTGTTATGTTTTTGACTTCGCGCCGAACAGAGCACTGAGTCAAATTGCCGAATATAGTTCAAGGCTGAATGTGGAAGAACCTGATCCTGAAAAGAAAGTAGCCGAATTCATTCACTTCCTTCCGATTCTCGCCTATGACGGAAGCTCAATGAAGCGCATAGACGCTGCCGGTGTTCTCGACATGGCATTGAGTGGAACGACAGCGACACTGCTTGCGAGACGATGGGAAAGTGCTCTGCTGGTCAATGTAGACAACGCAACACTACAAAGACTCATGGATAACGAAAAAGCGATGAACGCGCTCATGAGCATCGAAGGGTTTCGCTCTCTCAATCAGGACATAGAAACGATCATTAACAAGTCTGAAGCAGTCAAGAAAGCCAAAAAAGAAGCTAATGATAGAGATCTGACCAAGGAAGAGAAAAAAGAACTTAGTAAAGAAGAGAAAGAGTATAAAAGCCTCCGTAAAAAGATTCAGGAAAAGCTCATCAAATTTGCAACACGAATACCAGTATTTATGTATTTGACAGATTATCGCGAGAAGAGTCTGAAAGATGTTATCACGCAGCTTGAACCTGGTCTATTCAAAAAGGTTACAGGTCTAACAGTAGAGGACTTTGAGCTTTTGGTCAGTCTTGATGTCTTTAACAGTGCCCTTATGAACGATGCGGTTTACAAATTTAAACGATATGAAGATGCAAGTCTTGAATATGTCGGTATTAATAAGCATATAGGGGAAGAGGTCGGACTATATGATACTGTTATCAGTTCAGATGACTATGAAGGAAATATATGA
- a CDS encoding Eco57I restriction-modification methylase domain-containing protein, with protein MDNKINYNPDVLNMLANLSSDEVFTPPELANDMLDLLPEKLWQNPDATFLDPFSKSGVFLREIAKRLVKGLEEIIPDKQERINHIFEKQLFGIAITELTSLLSRRSVYGSKIANGKYSFCETFTNEQGNIIFKRIEHTWVNGKCKYCGASQEVYDRDDILETHAYQFIHTDNPEEIFNMKFDVIVGNPPYQLSDSGYGTSAKPIYHKFVQQAKKLKPRYLTMIIPARWFSGGKGLDSFREEMLTDNRIREIHDFPDATHVFPGVQIKGGVCYFLWKRDEPGLCKVFSYSKDNTPSVMERPLLEDGADTFIRYNEAIPILKKVREKKEPSLMSQISSRKPFGLDTTFKGETKPFKDCIKIYQNGGIGYIGIEKISKGLEYVPLYKVMIPPLGSGSDSFPHPILGQPFVAEPNSACTETYLIAGAYDNAQEAENLKNYLKTKFLRFMVLLNKPTQHATSKVYQFAPKQDFTQEWTDEKLYSKYGLSEDEIAFIESMIRPME; from the coding sequence ATGGATAATAAAATAAATTACAACCCTGATGTACTCAACATGCTGGCAAACCTCAGCAGTGACGAGGTATTTACGCCGCCGGAACTTGCCAACGATATGCTTGACCTGCTGCCGGAGAAGTTGTGGCAAAACCCCGATGCGACCTTCCTTGACCCTTTCAGCAAATCCGGTGTATTTTTAAGAGAAATCGCAAAGCGGCTTGTAAAAGGTCTCGAAGAAATCATACCTGACAAGCAAGAGCGCATCAACCATATTTTCGAAAAACAGCTCTTTGGAATAGCTATAACAGAGCTTACATCTCTGCTCTCACGCCGGAGTGTATACGGTTCGAAAATTGCCAACGGCAAGTACTCTTTTTGTGAAACATTTACCAATGAGCAGGGAAATATTATCTTTAAGCGCATTGAGCATACATGGGTAAACGGAAAGTGCAAATACTGCGGTGCCAGTCAAGAGGTGTATGATCGGGACGACATTCTTGAGACCCATGCTTATCAGTTTATACACACAGATAATCCAGAGGAGATATTTAATATGAAATTTGATGTTATTGTAGGAAACCCTCCTTATCAGCTAAGTGATAGTGGTTACGGAACAAGTGCCAAACCAATCTATCATAAATTTGTTCAACAAGCCAAAAAATTAAAACCTCGATATCTGACAATGATTATACCTGCACGATGGTTTTCAGGCGGAAAGGGTTTGGACAGTTTTCGTGAAGAGATGCTCACAGACAATCGCATTCGTGAGATCCATGATTTTCCTGATGCAACTCATGTTTTCCCTGGCGTGCAGATTAAAGGTGGTGTTTGTTATTTTCTCTGGAAGCGGGATGAACCAGGTCTTTGTAAAGTGTTTTCATACTCCAAAGATAATACTCCTTCTGTTATGGAGCGACCGCTACTTGAAGATGGAGCTGATACATTTATCCGGTACAATGAAGCAATCCCTATCTTAAAAAAGGTTCGAGAGAAAAAAGAACCGTCCTTGATGTCTCAAATCAGTTCAAGAAAACCATTTGGTCTTGATACTACTTTTAAGGGGGAAACAAAGCCATTTAAGGATTGTATTAAGATCTATCAGAATGGTGGCATAGGGTATATCGGTATAGAGAAGATAAGCAAGGGACTTGAGTATGTACCTCTTTATAAAGTAATGATTCCTCCACTTGGTAGCGGTAGTGATTCTTTTCCTCATCCAATTTTAGGGCAACCATTTGTTGCTGAGCCCAATAGCGCCTGCACAGAAACCTATCTCATTGCAGGAGCATATGATAATGCACAGGAGGCAGAAAATCTTAAAAATTATCTAAAAACAAAATTTTTGAGATTTATGGTACTGCTTAATAAACCAACACAACATGCAACTTCTAAAGTTTATCAATTTGCACCGAAACAGGATTTTACTCAAGAGTGGACAGATGAAAAACTTTACAGTAAATATGGTTTGAGTGAGGATGAAATTGCTTTTATTGAATCCATGATTCGTCCGATGGAGTAA
- a CDS encoding DNA methyltransferase — MHKQVKCKTRVADHGEVFTAEREVNAMLNLVKHETERIESRFLEPACGTGNFLLEVLRRKLEVVKSRYKKNQLDYERNAVIAVSSIYGIDLLEDNVEECRCRLYDLFDAQYTKLFKERCQEACRQSVRYILDRNIIQGDALTFKRTDRKGEPIIFSEWSPVNSVMIKRRDYSFEILHNTQFGSDAGLFSDLGEEAFIPDPVKEYPVTHFLRLAEHG; from the coding sequence ATGCATAAACAAGTAAAATGTAAAACTCGGGTAGCAGACCATGGTGAGGTATTCACTGCGGAACGAGAAGTAAATGCGATGCTTAATCTAGTCAAACATGAAACGGAGCGGATAGAATCTCGCTTCTTGGAACCGGCATGCGGTACCGGGAACTTTTTGCTGGAGGTTTTACGCAGGAAACTGGAAGTGGTGAAGAGTCGCTACAAGAAGAACCAGCTGGACTATGAACGAAATGCGGTGATTGCCGTCTCAAGCATTTACGGTATCGATCTGCTGGAAGATAATGTCGAAGAGTGTCGCTGTCGGCTCTATGATCTGTTTGATGCGCAATATACCAAACTCTTCAAAGAGCGTTGTCAGGAAGCATGCCGTCAAAGTGTGAGATATATTTTAGATCGCAACATCATCCAGGGCGATGCCCTTACCTTTAAGAGGACAGACAGGAAAGGTGAACCTATCATTTTCTCCGAATGGTCCCCCGTTAACAGTGTGATGATCAAGCGCAGAGACTACAGCTTCGAGATACTGCACAACACCCAGTTTGGCAGTGATGCCGGCCTTTTTTCGGACCTGGGGGAGGAAGCATTTATTCCCGACCCGGTGAAGGAGTACCCCGTAACCCATTTTTTAAGGCTGGCAGAACATGGATAA
- the proB gene encoding glutamate 5-kinase has product MKRIVIKVGSAVLTEQNRVARERMAALVELIARVKEKGIEVILVSSGAVAAGYTLCKLDKRIVANRQALASIGQPKLISMYQKKFEKFGIVVSQILLTADDFDSRKRTYHAKCAVETLLAQNVVPIINENDVTATEELVFGDNDQLSARVAYYFDAELLVILSDIDCYYDKDPRKFEDARPLKIVHEIPAEDLEAECTPNGSFATGGIVTKLKAASFLLKHGKKMFLASGFDLKDAYAFLIEKRHEGGTLFLPA; this is encoded by the coding sequence GTGAAACGGATTGTCATCAAAGTCGGCAGCGCCGTATTGACAGAACAGAACCGCGTGGCAAGAGAGCGCATGGCGGCACTGGTGGAACTGATCGCCAGAGTCAAGGAGAAAGGGATCGAGGTGATCCTGGTAAGCTCCGGCGCGGTGGCTGCCGGATATACCCTGTGCAAGCTCGACAAACGTATCGTGGCCAATCGCCAGGCACTCGCTTCCATCGGTCAGCCGAAATTGATATCGATGTATCAGAAAAAATTTGAAAAATTTGGCATTGTCGTATCGCAGATACTGCTGACGGCGGACGATTTCGACTCCAGAAAACGCACCTATCATGCCAAATGTGCTGTCGAGACGCTTCTGGCACAGAACGTCGTGCCCATCATCAACGAAAACGACGTGACGGCCACCGAAGAGCTGGTTTTTGGCGACAACGATCAACTCTCCGCCCGTGTCGCCTACTATTTCGATGCCGAACTGCTCGTCATACTCTCCGATATCGACTGCTACTACGATAAAGATCCCCGAAAGTTCGAAGATGCACGGCCGCTTAAGATCGTTCACGAGATTCCTGCCGAAGACCTCGAAGCGGAGTGCACTCCCAACGGCTCTTTCGCCACCGGCGGAATCGTCACCAAGCTCAAAGCGGCCTCTTTTCTTCTGAAGCATGGGAAAAAAATGTTTCTCGCAAGCGGCTTCGACCTCAAGGATGCCTACGCTTTTCTTATCGAAAAGCGACATGAAGGGGGCACGCTTTTTCTTCCTGCCTGA
- the obgE gene encoding GTPase ObgE, protein MFVDSVELKLSSGKGGQGCSSFRREKFVAKGGPDGGDGGRGGDVWFVVDKNTDTLSHFKGKTHLKAKNGRPGMPRKCAGKTGESLYIKVPPGTQVIDKETGELLLDLTEEGQKVKFLAGGKGGLGNVHFKSSTNQRPTYAQPGEPGEEKDVRLELKLIADVGLVGFPNVGKSTLISTVSNAHPEVADYEFTTLTPKLGVVAIDEYRSFVMADIPGIIEGASDGRGLGIEFLKHIERTKTLLYMIDAANYREVADQFEALRKELARYSTELAKRPYAIALTRIDAIEGEVVNEKMWKLLKSIDLVPNDVLKKYGVDENYIGYGSETKGNPHFVMPISAVAKINIKPLIFALADVMEKRQ, encoded by the coding sequence ATGTTCGTAGACAGTGTAGAGCTGAAACTCAGTTCCGGAAAAGGGGGCCAGGGGTGCTCCTCGTTTCGTCGTGAAAAGTTCGTGGCCAAAGGCGGTCCCGACGGCGGTGACGGCGGGCGCGGGGGCGACGTCTGGTTCGTCGTGGACAAAAACACCGACACCCTTTCGCATTTCAAGGGAAAAACCCATCTCAAGGCGAAAAACGGCCGCCCCGGAATGCCACGCAAGTGTGCCGGCAAAACGGGCGAATCGCTCTATATCAAGGTGCCGCCGGGTACCCAGGTGATCGACAAAGAGACGGGCGAGCTTCTGCTTGATTTGACCGAAGAGGGTCAGAAGGTGAAGTTTCTTGCGGGAGGCAAGGGGGGCCTTGGAAATGTCCATTTCAAGTCGTCGACCAATCAGCGTCCCACCTATGCCCAGCCCGGCGAACCGGGTGAGGAGAAGGATGTGCGTCTTGAGCTGAAACTGATTGCCGATGTGGGGCTTGTCGGTTTTCCCAACGTGGGCAAATCGACACTCATCTCCACGGTCTCCAATGCCCATCCCGAAGTCGCCGATTACGAGTTTACGACGCTCACACCGAAACTCGGTGTCGTGGCGATCGACGAGTACCGATCCTTTGTCATGGCCGATATTCCCGGGATCATCGAGGGGGCGAGCGACGGCAGGGGGCTTGGCATCGAGTTTCTGAAACACATCGAACGTACCAAGACGCTGCTGTACATGATCGATGCGGCCAACTATCGGGAAGTGGCTGATCAGTTCGAAGCTTTGCGGAAGGAGTTGGCGCGTTACAGCACGGAGCTCGCGAAACGTCCCTATGCCATCGCTCTTACCCGAATCGACGCCATCGAGGGCGAAGTGGTCAATGAAAAGATGTGGAAACTTCTTAAATCGATCGACCTAGTACCCAACGATGTGCTGAAAAAATACGGCGTCGATGAAAACTACATCGGCTACGGCAGCGAAACTAAGGGCAACCCCCACTTTGTCATGCCCATTTCGGCCGTCGCGAAGATCAACATCAAACCGCTCATTTTCGCTCTGGCGGATGTCATGGAGAAGCGTCAGTGA
- the rpmA gene encoding 50S ribosomal protein L27: MAHKKGQGSTQNNRDSAGRRLGVKKIGGQSVVAGNIIYRQRGTKIHPGNNVGMGKDHTLYALIDGVVKYERKDKHRKKVSVYPA; this comes from the coding sequence ATGGCTCACAAGAAAGGTCAGGGATCTACCCAGAACAACCGTGATTCAGCGGGACGCAGGCTCGGTGTCAAAAAGATCGGCGGCCAGTCGGTCGTAGCCGGAAACATCATCTACCGCCAGCGCGGTACGAAAATCCATCCCGGCAACAATGTCGGAATGGGGAAAGACCATACGCTTTACGCACTCATCGACGGTGTCGTCAAGTATGAGCGCAAAGACAAGCATCGCAAAAAAGTTTCCGTCTATCCCGCATAA
- the rplU gene encoding 50S ribosomal protein L21, protein MTAIIKHGGKQYKVNEGDILCLDHMGLEPKAKIEIKEVLAVENDGDLKVGTPFVDGAVVEAEVINEGREKKIIIYKKRRRKDSKLKRGFRRDFTRVRITKIA, encoded by the coding sequence ATGACAGCAATTATCAAACATGGCGGCAAGCAGTACAAGGTCAATGAAGGCGATATTCTCTGCCTCGATCATATGGGCCTTGAGCCGAAAGCCAAAATCGAGATCAAAGAGGTATTGGCTGTCGAGAACGATGGCGACCTGAAAGTCGGTACACCGTTCGTCGATGGCGCCGTTGTCGAAGCGGAAGTGATCAACGAAGGTCGTGAAAAAAAGATCATCATCTACAAGAAACGACGTCGTAAAGATAGCAAACTCAAGCGTGGCTTCCGCCGAGATTTCACTCGCGTACGCATAACTAAAATCGCATAA
- a CDS encoding RidA family protein, with protein MVKVIQTDTAPGAIGPYSQAVKVGEFVYTSGQIALTPEGEMVEGDIELQTAQVMRNLKAILEAAGSSLQQVIKTTIFLADMDDFARVNAVYEKWLDGHRPARSTVAVRTLPKNARVEIDCVALTEDRR; from the coding sequence ATGGTCAAGGTGATCCAAACCGATACTGCCCCCGGGGCGATCGGACCCTACTCACAGGCTGTGAAAGTTGGCGAATTCGTCTATACTTCCGGACAGATCGCGCTGACGCCGGAGGGTGAGATGGTCGAGGGGGACATAGAGCTTCAGACGGCGCAGGTGATGCGCAATCTCAAAGCGATTCTCGAAGCGGCTGGCAGTTCGCTGCAGCAGGTGATCAAAACGACGATATTCCTGGCGGATATGGATGATTTCGCCCGAGTCAACGCCGTTTACGAAAAGTGGTTAGACGGGCATAGGCCGGCCCGAAGTACCGTGGCTGTCAGAACACTGCCGAAAAATGCTCGGGTCGAAATCGACTGTGTGGCTTTGACCGAAGACCGAAGATAG
- a CDS encoding AEC family transporter: MVDLLISILGIYLFVALGAFAKWKFAEDLQERSLILVSVYLLQPFLTFWGLTARPIEPDVFEVSFWYIGIVAAIFLLMILPARALFAEKKKRAIFLVASLVGNTGNLGIPLGIAIFGEASVPYTTMINLANVFFVNILGVYIYSSGTFSPKQSVMNVVKMPILWSALAAIAVNIFGLQISGSIEANLKLGAYASIVVQLLLFGIYLSQVRPEHLDRRLLGSVGSVKFVLLPLAGWVAMRFTALPPMVQAVLLLELMTPLAVANVNFAALFHCRPKDVAALVFVSSLFFLLYFASIWPLVMV; this comes from the coding sequence ATGGTTGATTTACTGATCTCGATACTGGGCATCTATCTTTTCGTGGCGCTGGGTGCTTTCGCGAAATGGAAATTCGCAGAGGATCTGCAGGAGCGTTCGCTCATTCTCGTGTCCGTCTATCTTCTGCAGCCGTTTCTGACCTTCTGGGGATTGACCGCCCGTCCCATCGAACCGGACGTTTTCGAAGTCTCCTTCTGGTACATCGGGATCGTGGCGGCGATTTTCCTTCTGATGATTCTCCCTGCCCGCGCCCTTTTTGCCGAAAAGAAGAAGCGGGCCATATTTCTCGTCGCCTCCCTGGTCGGCAATACCGGCAATCTGGGCATACCGCTGGGTATCGCGATCTTCGGTGAAGCGAGTGTGCCCTATACGACGATGATCAATCTGGCGAATGTTTTTTTCGTGAACATTCTGGGTGTCTACATCTACTCATCGGGCACTTTTTCGCCGAAACAGTCGGTCATGAATGTCGTCAAGATGCCGATTCTTTGGAGTGCGCTCGCCGCCATCGCAGTCAATATTTTCGGCTTGCAGATTTCCGGTTCGATCGAAGCCAACCTGAAGCTGGGCGCCTACGCCTCCATCGTGGTGCAATTGCTGCTTTTTGGCATCTACCTCTCCCAGGTGCGCCCCGAACATCTCGACAGGCGGCTACTGGGGAGCGTGGGCAGCGTCAAGTTCGTTCTGCTTCCGCTGGCGGGCTGGGTGGCGATGCGGTTCACGGCGCTGCCGCCGATGGTCCAGGCGGTTCTGCTGCTCGAGCTTATGACCCCACTGGCTGTCGCCAATGTCAATTTTGCCGCGCTTTTCCACTGCCGTCCCAAAGATGTGGCGGCCCTCGTTTTTGTCAGTTCCCTCTTTTTTCTTCTCTACTTCGCATCCATCTGGCCTCTTGTAATGGTATAA